The Nitrospira sp. sequence CGGGTCGACGGCGATTATACGACGGTGGTGGGCTTGCCCTTGAAACTCGTCACCCGGCTTCTTCGGTCGATCGGCTATCCTGTTCCTGTGTGCGTCGATGTTCTGTATGAACGTAAGCCGTATGCGAACTGGAGCCGGTTCGTCGGCTAATTGCAAAGAGGGGGGCCGTTCCCCTACAATGCCCGCCATTCATCTCTTGCCGCGCGCATCGGTACGCCGTCGCGTCTGAACAACAAAGGGAAGGCATGACTCTTCGCAAACATATGACCCTGGTACCGGTTTTCGGGCTGATCGGAGTCTTGGCAGTAGGGAATGGATCGTTGTGGGCGATCGACGTCACTCTGTCCTCAGAAGAGGCCCACAAAGTACTCGAAACCGGTCGACTTCCGATGGAAAAAGCCAATTCGCCCGAGGACGTGAAGAAAGTCCTTCAGCAAGCGTCCGTGGCCACTCGGGTCGGCGCCGATCCGGAGAAAGATCCCTGCGGAGCGAGCGCCGTGCTTCGTACGAAGCGGTATAGATTGGAAGCCTTCGGTCGTCAAGAAGCCGCAGAATCGAAAAAACGAAAAACCGAAGTGCGCATGCCGGAAGAGTTCATCAATAAAGTGATGGACATGCCCAACATGGAGATGGAAGTGCAATTGTGCGGCGATGACGAGTATTTTGCCGAAGGGGCGTTGATCGAGTTGCACCAGGGTTCGAAGCGGATCAAGCCTGTCGACGTTGGCAAGGCAGAACGCGGGCGCAAGAACGAAGGCAACGGTCCGGCCTTCCGGTCCCGGTTCACGGCGCTCTTCGCCTATGAGCAGTTCGACCCCAACGAAACGTCGGTCTTCGTGGTCAATCTGCAAGATGGAAAAGAGATCAGGATTCCCGCCGACCTATCCAAAGTGAAATAAGCCGGTTATCCCCACGCCTTCTTTCCCCGTTTCAACAACATCTTGAACAGTGGTTTCATGTCCTTACGAACGTTTTGGCGGCGGTGCCGCTGACGTTCGACCATGCGTCCTGCAACGAATCCGGCGCGGACGCTGGTCGAGTACTTGAGAAACTGTCGGATGTGAGCTTCCGCCTGAATCGCGTCCTGGTGCGTACCCAACAGATCTTGGACCGCCCGAGCGGACTTGATAAAACGGGTTGCGGGTTTGCCCACCGAGCTGCGAGCGAGCTCCGACGCGTAGCGTGCGCGTTTGGTCTTGATGCGGATATTGTGAAGTACGGCATCAGACGGAGAATGACGGAGACGCCTGATCACCTTGCGCAGTTTCTTGAATGCCCGCTTGGCCAGTTGCTGGACAGTCAGGGGAGATTCTACCACCGAAGGATCCTGCGCAGCTTGTTGAAGCCGCCGGATGAGTTCGAGATATCGGGCGCTCGTGAGTTCGCTGAGGATCATCTGCTGAACGGCATCCCGTTGAGTGCGAAGGTGAGAGATGAATTGCGCCAGCAGCTTGCGATCCCGCGCTTCGAACCCGGCGGATTCATCCGTAAAATACGAAATCTGTACATCGAGATCCCGGGCCGGCCCCAGCAGCTCACTGAGCCAATCGAGCTCCTGTTGCAATGATGTCACCCATGCCGGAAGGAGGATCGGCCGAGCCGTGCGGAGCACCGCGCGCAGGCGTCTGGTCGCCACACGCATCTGATGCAGACTTTCGCTCTCGGTTCCGAGCCTCGTCCCGGGATCATGAGCGATGAGCCACTGGACGTGCTGAGCGAGCGCCCACTTCAGGTGCTCGATCACCGGCGCCTCCGGCCCAGGCGGGTTCGGAAGAGTGGGGGTTGGGAGCGAGAGGGCCCGAAAGAATTTAGGCCGCCCGTCGTGATCGGAAGCACCGGCTTCGCGCATCCGCTGTTCGAGTGAACGAAGCGAAGTTTCATCGCCTTGGCGCTGTTCGATTTCGAGCTCACGAAAACGCTGGATGGTACGGCCGTTCTTGACCACCGACACCGTGTCGAGGGCGAGCTCGGCGATCGGAACTCGGTCATGGCGTACCAGAAGGCCGGTTCGCCAGACTCGCAGTGTGACTATCGGCACCACGTTCCGATGCCCAAGATGGAGTATCAACAGGCTGCGTAGTGAGGCGGGGGGCTTGGCTTGATCACCGGCCGTTTCCACTTCCTGCCGATCGTCGCCCAGCGGCACTTTAAGCTGCCACGCCTGTTTGCCCCGTTCGATTCGATAGCGAAGGGTAATTTGCGCATGGGCCAAGTCATAGGCGGTAGTGTCGTAATAGGTGGAGATCAGCTGCCGCCGAGGGAGCAGAGTGCCGGGAAGCCGAGGGAGTCGGAAGTCTGGATCAACGGACAGCTTGAGCTCACGCTCAGGCTGTGAGGAGATCTGGGAAGAGTGGTGCTCAGAAGCCGAACGTTTGTCCGATCGAGTCATTGCAAGACCTGTGTGTCAGATGGGTGTGTGTAAGTGTGAACGCTCGAGATGGGAGATGCAAGTCACGGTGGGTCTTCAGCGAAGACCAAGGTAGGTCGCACGAGCGGCTAGTGAGTTGGAAGGGAGAGGCGAAACTGCCTCGGGGATTAGAAGTCGTCGACCGAAACAGGTCGGAGAAAATCGCGCACGGATACAAGGCCCACAAGGGCTCCTCCTTTTGTCACTCCCAGATGGAGAGTGCGATGCTTGTCCATGAGGTCGGCTGCCTCCGTCAACGGTCGCCGCTCCTCAATGCCGGGAACCGGACTACTCATGATCTCTTCCACCGGCACGAAGTACGCCGCTTTCTCGGCCCCCACGAATTTCTTGACGACATCCGATTCCGTCACAATGCCGATGATCTTCGCTTGACGAGCCACCAGGACGCTTTCGACATTACAAGCTTTCATCACCTTTACGGCTTCCACGACCGATGTGCCTGTTTCGACCGTCACGAGCTCTTTTCTCATCAAATTACCAACTGTAACCATCTGATCCTCCTTTTTGTTATTTTAGTAGTGGTTCCAGGTTACCAATGACCTGTTGCATATGCGTTAGGCAGGCATTACACGGCGGTAAAATTTGGAGGACTCAACAAAGGACGGTTCACCCGGTCTCGGGGATTCAGTCATGACGCAGTGATGTATATAGAGCCGAAACAAGTCGGCTGAAAAACCGAGTGGCGGGGTGAGTGCGCTGCGAGATTTCAACTGAGAGGGTCGCCGTGCCCCCCACTTTCTGTTCGACTGATGAGGTCGATATTTTCTCGGACGAGAGCCGGTGGGATCCTCGCGCCCCGTTCCGGCTCTCGTCAGCCCACTTCGCGTTCACGATTGAGTCTCCTTCTACTGAGAATCGATAAGGCAGTTGACTTATTCGCCTTCTGCAGAGAACGCTTTATACATGACTCCCAACACGGCACCCAGCAACAACGCTTCGATAATCAGTGTTCCCATTTCTTTCACCTCCTTTCCCGTCTTGACGGTTCCACACCAGTCTGTCGTCGAGTGCGATCTTTGCCGCTCAATACGGAACAAGCTTATCGAGAGATTGTTTCTGACTGGTTAAGGCCATGCTAAGTCGGTGTGAAGCGCGGTTAAGTCTTAGTTAGGAATGCGTTTTCAGGTGATGAACAAGCGCGGAGCGTCAGAAGGGGGGAAGAATGGGATGGAGTTTCGCTGATGGCGGTTCAAGTCAACCGGGAGTAGAGGAGATGGACGGCGAGCCTCGTTATTCGAATTCCTCCCATCCACTCAATCGGCTGCCGAGCACCAGGGTTCGTCGCGTGGTGGAAACGAGGATAAGACCTTGGTCGTTATCCACTCCCAGGATTTGTTCGTGTACGTCCAATGGTTTCGATGCAAAACCACCGAGCAATGGGGTGAATCCCACCAATCGTTCATTGGTAATGAAGACGGCTCCATAGTCGTTGCTATGGAAGCGACGGATCTTTTCACGCATGGCCAACGGCTCTTCAAGCCATAGGCCGTTGACTCCGCGAAATCCATATACATGACGATCCGTTCTCACGATGCTGAAGGTCGGGAGGATCTTCCGCTCGAGGACCTTTTCGTTGAGATCCAGTTCTTTTTTGCTCCAGGTCAGGGCACGGCTTGAAAACCCTAGGAGGCGGCGAGAGGTCACCACAATGCCATTGATCCCGTTCGCGTCCGAAGCGATCACGACCTCCTGCGCATCTAAAGGTATCTCCCTCCGGCCGCTCAAGAGACTGGTTGCTACGGCAAGGCCGGACTCTACTCGCACGGTGACGTCAGACTGAAGTTCAGCCCGCGTGACGTCTTGAGCAAAGACCCAGAACAGAGCACAAGAGACAGCTAATGGCATGCGGCCCAGCCGGGAAGAGTGTTCGGCTACGTGCATAGTGGATTGGATGGATTCCCCATGTTCCTTGTCCACCAGTCGCACGCTTCATTACTGGAGGACAAACTCCAGCTAAGTGCTTAGCGCCCACCACTCATTGGAACGAACGACAGACCGATGGAGAGCGCGATCAAGACGATGATGATCCACTCAAGGACCTCCATCCGCCTGGTGCCGGCTCGATCCGACATCTTGCCGTAGATACTTTCCAGCGTCTGCAGTTTGCGGAGGATGCTCGCGTCCCAGGCTTCCAAATGGAACCGTTGGGAGACGAGCCGATACACGCGCGCGAGGTACTGATCGCCCAATAACTTCAAGGTGTTGGTGACACGTTCGAAGAGCAGGGCGTTATCGACCTGCAGCTGCGCAATGTGCATCGTGTCTTTTTCATGGGAGCCGGGCAGCGACAGGAGGCGCGGCTTGCGAGATAAGGCCTCGTAGGCCTCGTCCAGCGCTCGGTCGAGTTGTTCGTCGAGGATTCGCATCTCCAGCAATTCGACGTTGGCGAATTCCAGCACAGCGCGCACGTCGTCCATGTCTTTGCCGAACAACACTGCCGAGTGCCAGTCGATGATTGCGGCGTCCTCTCGCCCGAACGAGATCCGGCAGGAGACGGCGTCGGCCACTTCCTGGTCTGAAAACGGGGTCCGTTCGGCGCGCAGGAGATGGGCCAAATCGGGTTCGTTACTCGACCACAGCGGAGGTTTCTCCGGCACTGAGGATTCAATTAAAAAGATGATGTAATCTTCCACATCCTTTGCAATGGATGGCCGCTCGATTGCAGAACCGAGCGCGTGGACCAATTGCTCCACGCGGCTGCGCGATTCAGTCAGCAACCGGTCGTTCTCATAGAGCGACTCGCTCAGATCCAATAACCGATCAAACGGTCCTTCAAGGGGAAAACGATAGGTAATGGTGACGGCTCCAAAATCGTACACCATGACTTCGACCGTCGGGCTGGCCTGATACTGGCTGACATCGAAAACACTCCCTTCCTGAACCAGCCGCAGCGGAGCCGGCCGATACTCGAAGTACTGAGGGGCTCTGGTCTTATGACGAAGACGCCCGCGTTCGGCTCCGGCGATGATATGCCGTTCCGCATCAGTCAGGTCGATGGAGTGCCCCACATCATAGGCAAAGAGGGCGAAGCAGACCCCTTTCGTGATGGTCAGGTTTTGCAACATAGGACTGATCCTATGACGGCCGCATCCAGCTCCCTGCTTGTTCGAGCATCCGCTGTTGGGAATCGAACGGAGGTTCTCCGGGGCTCGGAGCCACCCGCTCATAGGTGCCGTCCCGGGTCATTCGGCGGAGCTGGACCGTGTCTCGTAGATGCGGAAGCAGAATGTCGTCGCGGATCGCCTGTCGGAGGTCGGGTGATTCCACGGGAAAGACCACTTCAATTCGGCCGTCAAGGTTTCGAGGCATGAGGTCGGCGCTCCCGAGCCACAGCTCCTCTTCTTGGCCTGATCGGAAGTAAAAGATGCGGCTGTGCTCGAGAAACCGTCCGACGAGCGAGGTCACCGCGATCCGCTCGCTGACACCCGGGACTCCCGGACGAAGGCTGCATATTCCCCGTACCTGCAAGTCGATCTGCACTCCTGCCTGAGAGGCCCGATACAGCGCCTGGATGCAGGTGGGGTCCGTCAGCGCGTTCAGCTTCAGCGCGATGTACCCTTGGCTGCCGTCATGGTGCCGGGCCGACACGCGGTCGATCCGTTGGACGATCCCTTCTCTGACTCCGTCCGGCGCTACCATCAGGCGGTGATAGTGAATCGAACCGGCGTATCCGGTCAGCGCATTGAACAGCGTGACGACATCAGACGTAATGGCCGGATTGCGGGTCAAGAGCGCCAGGTCGGTATAGACCCGGGCCGTTGCGGGATTGTAGTTCCCGGTGCTGAGATGGGTATAACGGGCGAGGCGGTCTCCTTCTCGTCTTATGATGAGACACATTTTTGCGTGGGTCTTAAAGCCGACCAGTCCATAGACCACGTGAACACCGGCCCGTTCCATTTCCTGAGCCCACTGGATATTGTGTTCTTCGTCGAAGCGAGCCTTCAGTTCCACGAGAGCCGTGACTTCTTTGCCGTTTTCGCGGGCTTGCATCAAGGCCTCCACAACAGGCGACTGGCGCCCCACGCGGTACAGTGTCTGTTTGATCGCCACGACATCCGGATCGGTGGCCGCGAGGCGCAGCCACTCAACGATGGGCATGAAGCTGTCGTACGGGTGGTACACCAGTACGTCTCGGTCTCGAATCGAGGCGAACATATCCGGCTTGGTCAGGATTGGGGTCGGCTTGTGGGCTGCCGGAGGATCTTTCAGATCGGGTCGGTCGAGTTGCGTCAATTCGATCAAATCGGCCATGCCGAGCGGACCGGGAACTGCCTGGATCTGATCCGAGGCCAGTTCAAGGTTGTGCGCGAGCATCTCACGTATCCGGTCCGGCATCTTTCCACTGACTTCCAGGCGGACGGCCGTTCCGAAATGCCGCAGGCGAAGGCTTTCTTGGATCGCCTCAAGCAGATCGGCGGCTTCATCCTCTTCGATGTCGGGGTCCGCATCGCGCGTGACCCGGAAGGGATAGGCCGCGATCACCGCGCAGCCGGGAAACAACAGGTCCAAATTCGCGGCGATGACGTCCTCGATCCACACAAACCCACTGGGCGCCGGCTCAGGACCGGCCCCTGTCGAGAACTCCGGGACGTTGAGCAAGCGCGGGAACAGAGGTGGAACTTTCAGTCGTGCAAACCGTTCCTGACCGTCGGTGTGACGGATGACGATCGCAAGGTTCATAGAGAGGTTGGAAATATGGGGAAACGGATGAGCGGCATCGAAGGCGAGAGGGGTCAGAACGGGAAGAACCGCGGTTGTAAAGTAGTCACGAAGGTGCTTCGTCGCATCCGCCCCGAGATCTGAATGGCTGACAAGGTGAACTCCGGCCTCCCGAAGTTTCGGCAAGAGATCCCCTTCCCAGCAGTTCAGGTGTCTCGTCAACAAGAGATCAAGCTCCCGTTTGATCGATTCAAGTTGCTGTTTCGGTGTCAGTCCATCGGGCGGGGCGTCGACCGCTCCGGTGTGCAATTGCCAATAGAGACCGGACATCCGGATCATGAAAAACTCGTCCAGATTTCGGCTGAAGATGGAGAGGAATTTTACCCGCTCCAGAAGAGGATGCCGGGTATCCAGGGCTTCTTCTAAGACCCGTTCGTTGAAACGTAGCCAACTCAATTCACGATTGATATAGAGAGAGGAGTCTGCGAGGTCCATGTGCCTGTTCCAACCTAAAGCCGACCGTCCGCCGAAGCAGCTGTGATCTCGCTGCCTAGATTGAGGATAGTCGCCTCGGTGGCAATGACTCAAGAGCGGTCGAGTAAATTCTTTGTTAACAGAAGGCGCTGTGTGAGTCCTGTCCGGAACCCTCCACTCCACAATATCGAGTTCCACTTATCCTCAGGCTTGCAGAACCTGTATGACAAGCAGTCGCGAGCATACCACTCCTCAAAGACTCGTCATCGAGCGAAGAGCTAGGGAGGGATCGAGTGAACAGCATGGCTGCGAGAGCTGTATGGCTCAGGGGTGAGTCCAGAACCTAACCTCAAGGACTCGGTTCATTCAAACGGATGGTGTAGAGATAGTGATATAAACCTTTGCGTGCCATCAGTTGCGCATGGGTCCCTTCCTCAACCAGTTTGCCCTTGTCCAACACTAATATGCGGTCGGCGCGCTGAATGGTCGACAGTCTGTGGGCGACCACGAAGGTCGTGCGACCTTCCATGAGATGCTGGAGTGCTTCTTGGACCAACCGTTCAGATTCCGTATCGAGCGATGAAGTGGCTTCGTCCAGTAACAAAATGCGAGGATTTTTCAGGATGGCCCGCGCGATCGCGATTCGTTGACGTTGGCCGCCTGAAAGGTTGACCCCCTTTTCACCGACCACGGTTTGGTACCCATCGGGCAGGGCGGTAATGAAATCATGCGCGTGCGCGGCTTTACTGGCTTCCCAGACCGTGGCGTCACTCGCCGTCATATCACCGTAGCGAATGTTGTCGAGGATCGTTCCACCAAAGAGGATGGTTTCCTGAGGGACCAGTGCGATCTGCCGGTACCAACTCTCGAGGGTCACATCCCGCAGATCTCTGCCGTCAATGGTGATCCGACCTTCCGCCGGATCGTAGAAACGATGGAGCAGGTTGATCACGGTGGTCTTGCCCGCGCCGGTCGGGCCTACCAAGGCGACGAGTTCGCCGGACTTAGCTTCAAATGAAAGGTTGGACAAGACGGGATGGCGAGGATCGTAGCTGAATGTGACGCCGTCCACTCGCACATGGCCGGCGATTGTCACGAGTGGTTGAGCGTCTGGTCGATCATAAATGTCCGGCTGAGCATCCAAAATTTCAAAAACCCGTTGCATCGCTCCCTGAGCCTCTTTGACCTGCGCAAACACGCGGGCGCCCGAGCTGAATGGACCGATCAAGATACCGGCGAATAGGACGAAGGCGAACAGATCGCCCGGAGTGACCACCCCGTCGATGACCTGTCGGCCCCCATACCACAGAACCGCCGCCGCCGATGAAAATGTCAGGAGGCTGATCACCGGGATAAAAACGGCCATGATACCTGCTCGGCGGAGTGTGAGACCGAGTGTTTGATCAACCTGTTCGGCAAAGCGAGTCTTTTCCCGTTGTGTCTGGACGAACGATTTGACGATACGAATGCCGGAGAGTACTTCTTCGACCAGCGTGCTGACCGAGGCGGTGTGATCTTGAATCGAGGTCGAAAGAGATTTCAGCTTGCGACCAAAGACCTTGGCGACCAGAACCAGTGCGGGGAGGAGGATCAAGATCAAGAGGCACAGACGCCAATTCATCATGAGGAGGAAGGTAATGCCGCCGACGAAGGTCACGAGTTGTTTGACGCCGTCGATGGGAGTTTCCGTGACGATGGACTGAATGACCGTCACGTCGTTCATCAATCGGGAGAGCAATTCTCCGGTACGCCGCCGCGCAAAAAAGCTGATAGTCAGCGTTTGTAAGTGGCTGAATAGATGCTTGCGAAAATCGGCGACGACGTGCTGCGAAACCCATGCGGACAGGTAACTATGGCCCATCGAGCACATTCCCTGGAGAAGGACCAAGCCCAAGAAAAGGCCGATCGACTGCGTCATCTTGTCGGCGTCTCGCTGAACGGTGATGAGATCCCAGAGAATGCCCGCAAGCCGAACCAAGGAGAGATTGATGAGTGCCACCCCCGATACCAGCAGCCCTGCCAGGATCAAACGCGGCAAGTAGGGTCGAACAACAGGCAAAAATCGCTTGAAGATCAACATCGCTGGTCAGAAGGCATGATCTGCAACGAAATTGTATTCTCGCCCACGGCGACGTTGAACGCTATCGAAGTGACAGGAGGTGAGACGGAAGGCCTAAAGTTGCGCGATCGACTCAATGAGATTCTTGTTGATCGCCACGAAATCCGACCGATCCTTATCGTTGATGACGACGTCGGTTAGGCTGATGAAGAGACGTGCTTCTTCGTTGATCGCGTCGGAGACACGATTCCGCATGGGAGGGACCAAGAAGTCTCCCACGTAGGTGCAATTGACCGTCCGTACGCGGATGCGGACTTTCTTGCCCTCGGCCACGGTCCCTTCCTCCCGCCATGCAGGCTGAGCTTAGCTTTTTCGGCGCAGAAATTTCTGACGTTGGCGCAGCTTTTTGTACTTATGCTTGCGCATCTTCTTTCGGCGTTTTTTCAACACGCTGGACATGCTGTGTGTCTCCTTAGGGTGGCCGAGTCTAAAAGCTTTCCGCTCAAAATGCAAGCTCACAGCGCCTTTCGCCCCTATGGTATACTGGCCCTTCATGCGTACCTGGAGATCCTATTCATCGGCGTCCTTGTTTCTCGGGTGGCTCATCCTCCTGGCGATGGCGGTAGGTGGATGCCCGTCAAAAACCATTCAGTACCCTGCGGAGCACGAGCGGCTCCTTCGCATCGATCAGGCCGTGGACTCCCTGCGGAGCGCCTATCAACGAAAAGATCGGCCCGGGTTTCAAGCCGTGATGTTGCCGTCGGATCAGATGGAAGACCTTCAGCGCCAGGCGGAGATGGACTTCGAGGCGTTTCACTCCATCGCGCTTGAGTTCATGATCGAACGGGTCGTCATCGAAAAGGACGACATCGACGTCTTTGTCCATTGGCAAGGGACGTGGATGAAAGATGCCAACGACACCGGTGTACGGCAGCGCGGCCACGCGCGATTACAGTGGGTCGGGACACAGTCGATTCTCTTGCGCCGGGTAGAGGGAGATCTACCGTTCGGGATGAAGACGAAACAGATGCTTTCGTCCGAGCCTCTCTCGCCGCAGAACGTTCCGCGATAACGATGCCTCCGAACGCCCAGGAAGCGGATTTTCTCGTGATCGGAAGTGGAGTCGCCGGGCTCCGCGCCGCATTGGAGCTCTGCCGCGTGGGTCGGGTGATCATGCTCACCAAAGGCCATCCTCTTCAGAGCAATTCAATCTTTGCACAAGGCGGTGTTGCCGTCGCGCTGAGTGAAGAAGACGATGTCGCCATCCATTTGACGGATACAGTGAAAGCGGGACATGGGTTGTGTCGTCGTGAAGCGGTGCGCGTTCTGGTCGAGGAAGGACCGGATCGAATTCAAGAGCTTATCCGGTGGGGAGCGAAGTTCGACAAGACCGGGGGGAAATTTGCCTTTGCTCGAGAAGCGGCCCACAGCCGCAGCCGAATCCTCCGGGCTCGAGGCGATGCCACGGGAAACGAGATGGTCCGTGTCTTGATGGCGCAGGCCGCCAGACACAGGCGAATTATCCGATTGGATTACCACTTCACCGTCGATCTTGTGGTCGAGGAAGGCCGATGCTGTGGAGCGGTCGTGCTCGATGAAAATTCAGGACAGCAATTCACGATTCCCGCAAAAGCGGTCGTCCTGTCGACCGGTGGAGCCGGGCAGATTTTTGCTCGGACCACGAATCCGCCCAATGCGACCGGCGACGGGATGGCTATGGCATTTCGTGCGGGAGCGGAACTACAGGATATGGAATTCGTCCAGTTTCACCCAACGTCGTTGTATCTACCGTCGAGCCCGCCGTTCTTGTTGTCTGAGGCCATGCGGGGAGAGGGAGGCCAGTTGCGCAATAATAAGGGAGAGATGTTCATGCAACGGTATCATCCGCTCGGCGTCTTGGCTCCGAGGGATATCGTGGCGCGGGCCATTTGGGCGGAGATGGCGGCGACGCGCGCGCGACATGTCTACCTTGATGTGACTCACCTGGGGGCAGATTTCGTGAAACGACGCTTTCCGACGATCTATGCGACCTGTCTTCGCCATGATATCGATATCACGGAAGAATGGATCCCGGTTTCTCCAAGTGCCCATTACATGATGGGTGGGGTGGCGACCGACATCAATGGGGCCACGACGCTGCCGGGACTGTTCGCAGCCGGCGAGGTGGCATGCAGTGGCGTGCATGGCGCCAACCGGCTGGCCAGCAATTCTCTATTGGAGGGGCTTGTGTTTGGGATGCGGGCCGGTGTTGCCGCTGTCGCGTGGGCGGCTCGCTGTTCGATGCCGACGATGACTGCTCACCCCGAGCGCTTGAATCGCGGCCACGTTGACCGATTGGAGGACGCGGAAAAGGTACGAAGTTCGTTGCGCCGAACGATGTGGGGGCAGGTGGGGCTGGTCCGTTCTCGGGAGTCGTTGATTCGGGCCACGGCTCAGCTTGCCCGATGGGAGCGCATGGTGTCCCGAACCTTTGCGACGCGGGCGGACTTGGAGGTCAAGAACATGGTGCAGGTGGCGCACTGTGTGGCGGAAGCGGCGTTATGGAGAGAGAACAGCGTCGGCGCCCATTATCGCTCCGATTTTCCTGAAGCTCGCCGCCCGGGGTGGAAGCTGCATAGCCGATTGCGTGTGATCGAACGCGCTACTGATCAGGCGGAGTCGAGGAAACAGGGGCAGATAGTGGCACTGCGTATCCCGAAGAGGGGATGACGTGTCCGGCTGAAGCAAGGTCACGTGCAAGAAAGGTTCGGTAGTACCGCAACACCTTGCGAACATATTGACGGGTTTCGTCGATCGGCGGAAGAGTTCGGTAACGGTCTACCACATGTTCCCCCGCATTATACGCGGCAAGTGCCAGAGGGAGATTCCCGCGGAATCGATCAAGCAGTTGTCGCAAATACTTGGTTCCTCCACCGATATTATCTTCCGGATCGTAGAGATCCCGCACATCCAACCTCAACGCAGTCTGCGGCATCAATTGCATTAATCCGATGGCGCCTGCCCGGGATACCGCCTGGGGATCAAAATCAGATTCGGCCTTGATGACGGCACGGATCAGGGCTGGGTGCAGCTGATGTTGCTGTGAGAATCGGCTGATCATCGGTTCCAACTGTTGTTCCGAGATGATGGGGTGCAGCCGATTCGGTTGGAGGTCGACCCGCCGGTACCGAGCATCCGATGGAACATTGGTGAGAGATATGGTCCCCTTGGCATCGATATATTGGTAAATTTCAGAGTGGACACTGGGGGTCGCCATCATCAGGAGAAAGCCGCTGCAGAGAATGCTGGAGGCCGCCATGCGGGGCCACCTGTGGATTGAGTCAGTTTGGCGTCTGAGTATTGGCATCGTCAAACGATAGCAGCCTGGAACAGACAGTCAAGGAAATGCAGTTCTTATGCCTTTGTGGGGATCTGGAAGATGCTGGAAAAACAGGAGGATCAGAAAATCATGTCGAGCCGGCTGGTTCCAAAAAGCGCTCTCGTGCGGCAATGAATTGCTCTCTGAGTTTTCGGGTCATCCGACCCGGTGTTCCGCCTCCAACCGGTGTGTGCCCTACCCGGGTCACCGGCATAATTTCCATGCTGGTGTTCGTTAAAAAACACTCGTCGGCCCGGTGCAA is a genomic window containing:
- a CDS encoding lytic transglycosylase domain-containing protein, translated to MMATPSVHSEIYQYIDAKGTISLTNVPSDARYRRVDLQPNRLHPIISEQQLEPMISRFSQQHQLHPALIRAVIKAESDFDPQAVSRAGAIGLMQLMPQTALRLDVRDLYDPEDNIGGGTKYLRQLLDRFRGNLPLALAAYNAGEHVVDRYRTLPPIDETRQYVRKVLRYYRTFLARDLASAGHVIPSSGYAVPLSAPVSSTPPDQ